The following coding sequences lie in one Metallumcola ferriviriculae genomic window:
- a CDS encoding (Fe-S)-binding protein has product MALQQVPAVKDLLRKCVRCGKCRSVCPIFKEIKNEGAAPRAHVFLTQLMRDGELGATADVAERASRCLLCKSCSKECPSGIPVDQMVVAMRHHLHDLNNDTTKKLMLNHMFKDRKALGRARFLLQSYQSTGIKSLVQKTGVLGLVSKDLDKANKLIAPVSGTMASKNIPETAPAKGKRKIRVGYFLGCATNMFYPKRARDTVEVLTANNCEVFTPSDLHCCGMPHIANGDAESAAAMTRHNFKIFFDAGVDVIISDCASCSSMLQGDYYDQLFQELPEEIAHFKGKIYDLNKFLIDHVDLNNDLGQLPAVKVTYHDPCHLVKSQGVTKEPRQLLNMVPGVELVEMVGADQCCGGAGTFSMGHYDLSRKILDRKIQAIEDTGAEILTTSCPACSMQLGHGLNEHAMPLTVKHPVEFLAEAYRQAKRSTKIS; this is encoded by the coding sequence ATGGCACTTCAACAAGTTCCGGCAGTTAAAGACTTACTGCGTAAATGTGTGCGCTGCGGCAAATGCCGTTCCGTCTGCCCTATCTTCAAAGAAATAAAAAACGAAGGGGCCGCACCCCGAGCCCATGTTTTTCTCACGCAATTGATGCGAGATGGGGAGCTAGGCGCCACTGCCGACGTGGCCGAACGGGCCAGCCGCTGCCTGCTATGTAAATCCTGCAGTAAGGAATGTCCTTCAGGTATACCTGTGGACCAAATGGTAGTTGCCATGCGGCATCACCTCCACGACTTGAATAATGATACTACCAAAAAATTAATGCTCAATCATATGTTTAAAGATAGAAAAGCACTGGGGCGGGCGCGTTTTCTGCTCCAAAGCTACCAGTCAACCGGTATAAAAAGCCTAGTTCAAAAGACAGGCGTCTTGGGACTCGTGTCAAAAGATCTCGATAAGGCCAATAAACTGATTGCCCCGGTTTCCGGCACCATGGCCAGCAAAAACATTCCGGAAACGGCCCCAGCAAAAGGCAAACGCAAAATCCGAGTGGGCTATTTCCTTGGCTGTGCCACTAATATGTTTTATCCAAAGCGGGCAAGGGATACTGTGGAAGTTCTGACGGCAAATAACTGCGAGGTATTCACACCTTCAGATCTGCATTGCTGCGGCATGCCCCATATTGCTAACGGTGATGCAGAATCTGCCGCAGCCATGACTCGGCATAATTTCAAAATTTTCTTTGACGCTGGAGTGGATGTAATTATCAGTGATTGCGCTTCCTGCAGCAGTATGCTGCAGGGTGATTATTACGATCAGCTTTTCCAAGAGCTGCCGGAAGAGATAGCTCACTTTAAAGGAAAAATCTATGATTTAAACAAATTTCTCATTGATCATGTGGACCTGAACAATGATCTAGGGCAGCTTCCCGCCGTAAAGGTCACCTATCACGACCCCTGTCACTTGGTCAAAAGTCAGGGAGTTACAAAAGAGCCCCGGCAGCTGCTTAATATGGTCCCCGGTGTGGAATTAGTAGAAATGGTTGGTGCCGACCAATGCTGCGGCGGCGCCGGTACTTTCAGCATGGGTCACTATGACCTATCCCGGAAAATTTTGGACCGAAAAATTCAGGCCATCGAGGACACCGGTGCCGAAATACTCACCACTTCCTGCCCTGCCTGTTCGATGCAGTTAGGCCACGGCCTCAACGAACACGCTATGCCCCTAACAGTTAAACATCCGGTAGAATTTTTGGCGGAAGCTTATCGCCAGGCCAAACGTTCTACCAAAATTAGCTAG
- a CDS encoding FeoA family protein: protein MEKQMTLYQLDTGRGGIIDSLTASGRLRRRLLDLGFIPGALVTCERQSLFNDPKAYAIRGAMIALRRDEAKLIKIMPIK from the coding sequence ATGGAAAAGCAGATGACGTTGTATCAACTGGACACCGGCAGGGGCGGTATCATTGACAGTTTAACAGCCAGCGGCAGATTACGCCGGCGGTTATTGGACCTGGGGTTTATCCCGGGAGCTCTAGTGACATGCGAACGACAAAGTCTTTTTAATGACCCAAAGGCCTATGCAATACGCGGCGCCATGATTGCTCTTCGCAGGGATGAAGCCAAGCTGATCAAAATAATGCCGATAAAGTAA
- a CDS encoding 4Fe-4S binding protein codes for MPIYVDPDICDNSKDCPAASYCVPLALEFDNEKGKIAYDKSKCKSCGTCVHHCGPGAIYLAKDDEELEMLVEELNKLKEMG; via the coding sequence ATGCCTATCTATGTTGACCCAGATATCTGCGATAATAGTAAGGACTGTCCGGCGGCGTCCTATTGTGTACCGCTGGCCCTGGAGTTCGATAATGAAAAGGGGAAAATAGCTTACGATAAGAGTAAATGTAAAAGCTGCGGCACTTGTGTACATCACTGCGGTCCCGGGGCCATTTACCTGGCCAAAGATGATGAGGAATTGGAAATGTTAGTAGAGGAACTGAATAAACTGAAAGAAATGGGATAA
- a CDS encoding arsenic resistance protein, with protein sequence MTIFKLIKDKLPYLIMGAIGLGLVNGYFNEVGYYKQFLTPVIFLMIYPMMINLKVTDVLSGFSTPRPLLYSVAINFIFSPLLAYVLSRLFFADYPTLTMGLMLIALVPTSGMTASWTGLANGNMKTALLIISVNLLLAIVMIPLYLKLLLGRVIPLDTMLVIKSLVQVVVVPLILGDLTRRLLTKKYGMKGFKAMKPQFAGISSTGVILIVFIATSLKSRTILGDGQMVLNVLVPLAIYYALILLASNLLGQKYLDYGDRVALIYGTTMRNLTIAMALTISSLEAGLAVFLIAVGYLLQVPFAALYMRYLNWRGSDALNVEHIS encoded by the coding sequence ATGACAATATTTAAACTAATTAAGGACAAATTACCTTATTTGATTATGGGAGCTATTGGGTTGGGGCTGGTAAACGGCTATTTTAACGAAGTCGGTTATTACAAGCAGTTTCTGACCCCGGTAATATTTCTGATGATTTACCCTATGATGATTAATCTGAAAGTTACCGACGTGTTGTCGGGTTTTTCCACACCCAGGCCGCTGCTTTATAGTGTCGCCATAAACTTTATTTTTTCGCCTTTACTTGCATATGTTCTTAGCAGACTTTTTTTCGCGGACTACCCAACTCTGACCATGGGTCTGATGTTGATTGCATTAGTTCCTACCAGCGGCATGACAGCTTCCTGGACGGGGCTGGCAAATGGTAATATGAAAACCGCATTATTAATAATTTCAGTGAACCTGCTGTTAGCAATTGTGATGATACCGCTTTACCTCAAACTACTACTGGGTCGGGTAATCCCATTGGATACCATGTTGGTTATAAAAAGTTTGGTGCAGGTAGTGGTTGTTCCTTTGATTTTGGGTGACTTGACCCGGCGCCTGCTGACTAAGAAATACGGTATGAAGGGATTTAAGGCAATGAAACCGCAGTTTGCCGGCATCAGCTCAACTGGTGTGATTTTAATTGTTTTTATTGCCACGTCCTTAAAAAGCAGGACTATTTTAGGCGATGGTCAGATGGTGTTAAATGTGCTGGTACCGTTGGCAATCTATTATGCTTTAATATTACTGGCCAGTAACTTACTGGGGCAGAAATACTTGGATTATGGTGATCGGGTGGCCTTGATATACGGCACTACCATGCGCAATCTTACCATTGCCATGGCTCTGACCATTAGCTCACTGGAAGCGGGGCTGGCAGTGTTTCTAATTGCTGTGGGCTATCTCTTGCAGGTACCTTTCGCAGCTCTATATATGCGTTATCTCAATTGGCGGGGCAGCGATGCGCTGAATGTCGAACATATATCATGA
- the mntR gene encoding transcriptional regulator MntR: MKQKNDQKQFYTVRGYALLHRENDALTPSMEDYLEMVARLSKDKGYARIGDLSRALNVQPPSASKMVQKLAELNYLNYEKYGIIELTTKGNELGDYLLQRHESIEQFLKIIGVTEGVLEETEKIEHNISEMTMLRIRILVDFMLDDEKRLKKFLAYLEDNLV; the protein is encoded by the coding sequence ATGAAACAAAAAAACGACCAAAAACAGTTCTATACCGTTAGGGGCTATGCTTTACTCCACCGGGAAAATGATGCCCTAACACCCAGTATGGAAGATTATCTGGAGATGGTAGCCCGCCTTTCTAAAGACAAGGGTTACGCCAGGATTGGCGATCTATCAAGAGCATTAAACGTACAACCGCCCTCCGCCAGTAAAATGGTACAGAAATTGGCTGAGCTTAATTACCTGAATTACGAAAAATATGGCATCATCGAGCTTACCACAAAAGGCAATGAGTTGGGCGATTACTTGCTCCAACGCCACGAAAGCATAGAACAATTCTTAAAAATAATCGGTGTAACCGAAGGAGTGTTAGAGGAGACAGAGAAAATTGAGCACAACATTAGCGAAATGACCATGCTGCGCATCCGTATTCTGGTGGACTTTATGCTGGATGATGAAAAGCGGTTAAAAAAATTCCTTGCCTATTTAGAGGATAACTTGGTATAG
- a CDS encoding stalk domain-containing protein: protein MPKNSYWLATKKFRMALKKISLSTCSIFLATSMLTGPPLLAREDSSGRGQISSEIEVAANEEVLLADPNLITAVPITAGAIMEEYHWQTADGPAKAWVTKVDISDPNIELAVIPGQGKLTERLNVTAMAKNTGAVAAINGDFFNTKGEGVPIGPMATGGSLAASPAQLVGWHALGITADRQAYIESFAFSGSVKAANGATFELAGLNKTAYWEQPGGSHSHVDKLHLYNDLWAGHTRGEDSYTTPTEILVKDSKVVKISHGEYLDIPVPKDAYILRGHGKAARFLEDNFGVGDPIDIEYAVSPDRNWSTIMGGYSLLVDGGKAVPLPKEVLASLDGVRARSAVGISKDRKTIYLVGVEGRTKASKGLRLGDLAGFFEELGVWQAINLDGGGSTTMAARPLGEWQAKRVFSPEQGANERLIVNALAVYSTAPQGKLEGLIMSGNQVALIGEGVSYSLKAYDQYFNPMDTAKLPITWTKKGEVGTLQANRFVAKRPGIVEIIAGANQVGTRLPIEVVGKGELSALNLTLAKNDEQINLGQGIPLALTLETVTGKTREIPAAFVDWQLHNLKGEVSSDGILTVQGAGSGGSGIVVARYQGFSAPLAVTVRKGVPIPLFNSLTDLSFLTYPQEVSGRIKRVADPVDAQGRQVTALDYDFTGVTDANAAAYIKLGEAGLVIDKEAESLTLDVYGSGGSEWLRAELEDAEGNSQRVDLAKRIDWQGWQSVELYFGELTNSKPLTVKRIYVVTAENEQQVRALQGRLLFKNLRLNYDREEKPVVTQPRLSLGLKEGQRQMSVNGTVTEMDVAPVIVAGRTLVPVRFVSQALNGTVLWNGNTENVTVIQKDNWIDLWLGDQQMVVNGKAISLEVPPELTSNRTMLPLRAVAEVLGLTVQWDAETRGITLSN, encoded by the coding sequence ATGCCTAAAAACTCGTACTGGTTAGCAACAAAAAAATTTCGAATGGCTCTTAAAAAAATTTCACTATCTACATGTTCAATCTTTCTGGCAACATCCATGTTAACTGGGCCGCCCCTTCTGGCTCGGGAGGATTCAAGTGGGCGGGGGCAGATAAGTAGTGAAATTGAAGTGGCAGCGAACGAAGAAGTTTTGCTAGCCGATCCGAATTTGATAACAGCTGTTCCGATTACCGCAGGGGCAATAATGGAGGAATATCATTGGCAAACGGCGGATGGGCCGGCCAAGGCTTGGGTAACAAAGGTAGATATTAGTGATCCCAATATCGAATTAGCGGTCATTCCCGGGCAGGGAAAACTAACAGAGCGACTTAATGTCACTGCCATGGCTAAAAACACGGGGGCAGTCGCTGCCATTAACGGTGATTTTTTTAATACGAAAGGAGAAGGGGTTCCTATCGGGCCCATGGCCACGGGGGGAAGTTTAGCAGCTTCACCTGCGCAGCTTGTGGGCTGGCATGCCCTGGGAATAACCGCTGATCGGCAGGCTTACATAGAGTCTTTTGCTTTTTCAGGCAGCGTAAAGGCAGCCAACGGAGCAACATTTGAATTGGCGGGCTTGAATAAGACAGCCTATTGGGAGCAGCCAGGGGGAAGCCACAGTCATGTGGACAAGCTGCATTTGTATAATGATCTATGGGCCGGGCATACCCGCGGCGAGGACAGTTATACCACTCCTACGGAAATACTGGTGAAAGACAGCAAAGTAGTTAAGATTAGTCATGGGGAGTATTTGGATATTCCTGTACCCAAAGATGCTTATATCCTACGGGGCCACGGTAAAGCAGCGCGCTTTTTGGAGGATAATTTCGGGGTAGGTGATCCCATTGATATCGAATATGCAGTTAGCCCTGACCGAAATTGGAGTACGATTATGGGCGGGTACAGTTTGCTGGTGGATGGCGGAAAAGCCGTTCCACTCCCTAAGGAAGTGCTTGCTTCCCTAGATGGGGTGCGGGCGCGTTCCGCTGTAGGTATTTCTAAAGACCGGAAAACTATCTATTTAGTGGGGGTAGAAGGGCGTACTAAGGCCAGCAAGGGACTCAGATTAGGTGATTTGGCTGGGTTTTTCGAAGAATTGGGGGTTTGGCAAGCCATTAATTTGGATGGTGGCGGTTCTACCACTATGGCAGCCAGGCCGTTGGGTGAGTGGCAGGCCAAGAGAGTGTTTTCACCGGAGCAGGGGGCAAACGAGCGCCTGATAGTGAATGCATTGGCGGTCTATTCTACTGCACCTCAAGGTAAGCTGGAGGGCCTAATTATGTCGGGTAACCAAGTGGCATTAATTGGTGAAGGAGTTAGCTATTCTTTAAAAGCCTATGACCAGTATTTCAATCCAATGGATACAGCCAAATTACCGATAACTTGGACCAAAAAAGGCGAAGTAGGTACCTTGCAGGCCAACCGCTTTGTGGCTAAGCGTCCGGGAATAGTTGAGATTATTGCCGGTGCCAATCAGGTGGGCACTAGGCTGCCGATTGAGGTAGTAGGTAAGGGAGAATTAAGCGCGTTAAACCTTACTTTAGCGAAAAATGATGAGCAAATAAACTTGGGGCAGGGAATACCTCTAGCCCTGACTTTAGAAACTGTTACCGGCAAGACCAGGGAGATACCCGCGGCGTTTGTGGACTGGCAGCTGCATAACTTGAAGGGGGAAGTATCTTCAGATGGAATACTGACTGTACAGGGAGCAGGAAGCGGCGGAAGCGGAATTGTAGTAGCCAGATATCAAGGCTTTAGTGCACCGTTAGCTGTGACAGTAAGGAAAGGGGTGCCAATACCGTTGTTTAATTCATTGACGGACCTCTCTTTCTTAACATATCCACAAGAAGTGAGCGGAAGGATAAAACGGGTGGCGGACCCCGTGGATGCCCAAGGTCGGCAGGTAACAGCGCTGGATTATGATTTTACCGGCGTTACTGATGCAAATGCTGCTGCGTATATTAAACTTGGCGAGGCCGGACTCGTGATAGATAAGGAGGCCGAAAGCCTAACGCTGGATGTCTATGGCAGTGGGGGCAGCGAATGGCTGAGGGCCGAATTGGAGGATGCTGAGGGTAATAGTCAGCGGGTAGATTTAGCGAAGCGTATTGATTGGCAAGGTTGGCAATCGGTAGAGTTGTATTTTGGGGAACTCACTAATAGTAAACCGTTAACTGTAAAGCGGATTTATGTAGTCACTGCTGAAAATGAGCAACAAGTGCGGGCACTTCAAGGGCGACTGTTGTTTAAGAATTTGCGATTAAACTATGACCGGGAGGAAAAACCCGTCGTAACCCAGCCTAGGTTGTCCTTGGGGTTAAAAGAAGGCCAGCGGCAGATGAGTGTTAACGGTACAGTAACGGAAATGGATGTAGCCCCGGTGATAGTGGCTGGGCGGACATTGGTACCGGTAAGGTTTGTCTCCCAGGCTCTAAACGGAACGGTGCTTTGGAATGGTAATACCGAAAACGTGACTGTCATTCAAAAAGATAACTGGATAGACTTATGGTTGGGAGACCAACAGATGGTGGTCAACGGGAAAGCCATATCTTTGGAGGTGCCGCCGGAGTTAACAAGTAATCGGACTATGCTGCCCCTAAGAGCCGTAGCGGAAGTGCTGGGGTTAACGGTCCAGTGGGATGCGGAAACCCGGGGGATCACCTTGAGTAATTAA
- a CDS encoding FeoB small GTPase domain-containing protein, with protein MGLTHQSQGRNAAQKQYNKRLDKKSLMIALAGNPNTGKSTVFNNLTGLKQHTGNWPGKTVVQVQGEYLFNGKPYTLVDLPGTYSLFANSVEEQVARDYICFGKPDVTVVVVDATCLERNLNLVLQVVEITAKVVVCVNLLDEAERKKMIVDVNMLAQELGVPVVGTIARKGVGLKKLMQAIADIAEERIIPQPIQPRYNAEIESAIETLLPKVIDDFGRDISPRWLALRLLEGDTTIFETLNNADSNLLKIKNFGKGLYV; from the coding sequence ATGGGATTAACGCATCAATCTCAAGGTCGTAATGCGGCCCAAAAACAATATAATAAGCGGCTGGACAAAAAAAGCTTAATGATAGCTTTAGCCGGAAACCCCAATACAGGTAAAAGCACTGTCTTTAATAATCTTACCGGGCTGAAGCAGCATACAGGTAATTGGCCCGGAAAAACAGTGGTCCAGGTGCAAGGTGAATATCTGTTCAATGGGAAGCCATATACATTGGTAGACCTTCCCGGCACCTATTCCTTATTTGCCAATTCCGTAGAAGAACAGGTAGCGAGAGATTACATTTGTTTTGGCAAGCCCGATGTGACCGTAGTGGTGGTAGATGCTACCTGTCTTGAGAGAAATCTAAACCTTGTGCTCCAAGTGGTGGAGATAACTGCTAAGGTAGTGGTTTGCGTAAATCTTTTGGACGAAGCGGAAAGAAAGAAAATGATTGTTGATGTTAATATGCTGGCCCAGGAACTGGGGGTGCCCGTCGTGGGAACAATTGCCCGCAAAGGAGTGGGGCTGAAAAAACTGATGCAGGCAATTGCCGATATTGCGGAAGAAAGAATTATACCTCAACCCATTCAACCAAGATATAATGCCGAAATTGAATCGGCTATAGAAACACTCCTGCCAAAAGTAATTGATGATTTTGGCCGGGATATAAGTCCTCGCTGGCTTGCTTTAAGGTTGCTGGAAGGGGACACAACAATATTCGAAACCTTGAATAATGCCGATAGTAATCTACTGAAGATTAAAAATTTCGGAAAGGGGCTTTATGTGTGA
- a CDS encoding nucleoside recognition domain-containing protein, whose amino-acid sequence MKDNTHLGSDHRDIIVTNLYRQAEAIANRVVSKQTEPAFKWDKILDDIATSRLFGYPLMLLLLGAVFWITLAGANYPSAVIADFLFGIEAKLLQFATAANIPEWIPGLFVKGMYRTLAWVVAVMLPPMAIFFPLFTLFEDLGYLPRVAFNLDYLFKKCGTHGKQALTMCMGFGCNAAGITSCRIIDSPRERLIAMLTNNFVPCNGRFPALILIASIFMVGIAPGPLNSMSTVSIIVGLILFGIIITLAVSYLLSKTLLKGIPSTFTLELPPYRPPQMGRVIITSIMDRTIFVLGRAVMVAAPAGMIIWLMANIHVGGISLIAVIARWLDPFAKAIGLDGLILMAFILGLPANEIVVPIMVMSYLSTGAMMEMGSLQEMRTLLVSNGWTWLTALNMMLFSLLHYPCSTTLITILKETKSKKWTFLAFLIPTLVAVAVCFLVAQTVYYFGWA is encoded by the coding sequence GTGAAAGATAATACCCATTTAGGCAGTGATCATAGAGACATAATAGTCACTAACTTGTACCGCCAGGCGGAAGCCATTGCGAATAGAGTCGTATCCAAACAGACAGAACCGGCCTTCAAATGGGATAAAATTCTTGACGACATCGCAACCTCCCGACTCTTTGGCTATCCGCTAATGCTTCTGTTATTGGGCGCTGTTTTTTGGATTACCCTGGCCGGTGCCAACTATCCGTCCGCAGTAATCGCTGATTTTTTATTTGGTATCGAAGCGAAGCTGCTGCAATTTGCGACTGCCGCCAACATACCCGAATGGATACCCGGTTTATTTGTCAAAGGTATGTACCGCACCTTGGCCTGGGTAGTAGCGGTAATGCTGCCACCCATGGCGATATTTTTCCCGTTGTTCACCCTTTTTGAAGACCTGGGCTATCTTCCCCGGGTCGCTTTCAACCTGGATTATTTGTTTAAAAAATGCGGCACCCACGGCAAGCAGGCACTAACGATGTGCATGGGATTTGGCTGTAATGCCGCCGGAATAACTTCCTGTAGAATTATCGATTCGCCTCGGGAAAGGCTGATTGCCATGCTGACCAATAATTTTGTTCCATGTAACGGCCGTTTCCCCGCCCTTATTCTTATTGCCAGCATTTTCATGGTAGGCATTGCCCCGGGACCCCTCAATAGTATGTCCACAGTTTCTATAATAGTAGGTCTAATCTTATTTGGCATTATAATAACTTTAGCAGTATCCTATCTGTTGTCAAAAACCTTGTTGAAAGGAATTCCGTCAACTTTTACTTTGGAACTTCCTCCATATCGCCCGCCTCAGATGGGACGGGTAATAATAACTTCCATAATGGACCGAACAATTTTTGTCTTGGGTAGAGCTGTAATGGTGGCCGCACCTGCTGGAATGATAATCTGGCTCATGGCCAACATTCATGTGGGCGGCATCAGTTTGATTGCCGTTATAGCCCGGTGGTTAGACCCCTTCGCCAAAGCAATCGGTCTCGATGGCCTGATACTGATGGCCTTTATCCTGGGTCTTCCGGCCAATGAAATCGTAGTCCCGATTATGGTGATGAGTTATCTGTCCACGGGAGCAATGATGGAGATGGGTAGTCTGCAAGAGATGCGTACACTGCTGGTAAGCAACGGTTGGACCTGGCTCACTGCTCTAAATATGATGCTTTTTTCTCTACTTCATTATCCATGCAGTACTACATTAATCACCATTTTAAAGGAAACTAAAAGCAAAAAATGGACCTTCCTGGCATTTTTAATCCCCACCTTAGTTGCTGTTGCAGTGTGTTTCTTAGTAGCCCAAACTGTCTATTACTTTGGCTGGGCTTAA